From a single Endozoicomonas euniceicola genomic region:
- the modA gene encoding molybdate ABC transporter substrate-binding protein: MQSKALRIVLCGLALLTTMLSPIANAANLRLAVAANFKPVIDELAKEFEQQHDSKVLVSSASSGTLYNQISNGAPFDLFLSADAERPARLEQDDLIVPGSREPYAYGRLVLWSTSDSPLSLKTLEEYKGRLAIANPALAPYGLAAQQTLEKMHLWQGYQGRLIQGANIQQTWQFVVSGNVSLGLVAKSQVMDQPESHLLEIPEDYYAPIRQELVLLKRSKQPLAKIFRDFLLSDTSQAYIANHGYRPAK, encoded by the coding sequence ATGCAGAGTAAAGCTTTGAGAATTGTCCTGTGCGGCCTGGCACTATTGACGACAATGCTCAGTCCGATTGCTAACGCCGCCAACCTTAGACTGGCGGTGGCCGCTAATTTCAAACCCGTTATTGACGAACTGGCAAAGGAGTTCGAACAGCAGCACGATAGTAAAGTGCTGGTCTCATCGGCTTCATCCGGCACTCTCTACAACCAGATCAGCAATGGCGCACCTTTTGACCTGTTCCTGTCAGCCGATGCAGAACGCCCCGCAAGGCTGGAGCAGGATGACTTAATCGTTCCCGGCAGTCGTGAACCTTACGCCTATGGTCGTCTGGTGTTATGGAGCACCTCTGACAGCCCCCTGAGTCTGAAGACTCTGGAAGAATATAAAGGTCGTCTGGCGATTGCCAATCCGGCACTGGCACCCTATGGTCTTGCGGCACAACAGACCCTGGAAAAGATGCACCTCTGGCAGGGCTATCAGGGCAGGCTGATTCAGGGGGCTAACATTCAGCAGACGTGGCAGTTTGTAGTCAGCGGTAATGTCAGTCTGGGTCTGGTGGCAAAGTCCCAGGTTATGGATCAGCCTGAAAGCCACTTGCTGGAAATCCCCGAAGATTACTACGCCCCGATCCGGCAGGAGCTGGTACTTTTGAAACGAAGCAAACAGCCTCTGGCTAAAATCTTCAGGGACTTTCTGCTCAGTGACACCAGTCAGGCTTATATTGCCAATCACGGATACCGACCCGCAAAGTAA
- the moaE gene encoding molybdopterin synthase catalytic subunit MoaE — protein MTAVYISVQNEDFDSAQEQARLSDNAAVGGVVTFTGLVRDNNLDNQVNGLYLEHYPGMTESALQAIAEEASERWSLYGVSVIHRVGQLHPTDRIVFVGTASAHRQDAFAACDFIMDYLKTRAPFWKKETTPGGDRWVEERQSDKDAAQRWED, from the coding sequence ATGACTGCTGTTTATATTTCTGTTCAAAACGAGGATTTTGACTCTGCTCAGGAGCAGGCAAGGTTATCTGATAATGCTGCCGTGGGTGGGGTTGTCACCTTTACCGGGCTGGTGCGGGACAATAATCTGGACAATCAGGTCAATGGATTATACCTGGAACATTATCCGGGCATGACCGAAAGCGCTTTGCAGGCCATAGCGGAAGAAGCCAGCGAGCGCTGGTCACTGTACGGCGTCAGCGTTATACACCGGGTCGGCCAGCTCCACCCCACAGACCGCATTGTCTTTGTCGGCACGGCCAGTGCGCATCGACAGGACGCCTTTGCCGCCTGCGATTTTATTATGGACTACCTGAAAACCCGAGCGCCTTTCTGGAAAAAAGAAACAACACCCGGGGGTGACCGGTGGGTTGAAGAACGACAGAGCGACAAGGATGCAGCGCAACGATGGGAAGATTAA